In one window of Chryseobacterium sp. JV274 DNA:
- a CDS encoding aminotransferase class IV codes for MSQFIESIKVEDQEIFLLDLHQKRVNQTFSHFGKEDSIDLAKIYKNLQHDEDGLFKLRISYDLDKRVRTQMIPYAIPEIQNFKLVENNSFDYSFKFEDRKELDKMKMKSKAEEIIIVKNNHITDTSFSNLLFLKGKDWFTPATYLLNGVQRQHLLKHKKIKETEITLQNIKQFTHFQIINALNDFDDMFIYPIDRIINLPGNEEYLDL; via the coding sequence ATGTCCCAATTCATTGAAAGCATTAAAGTAGAAGATCAGGAGATTTTTCTATTAGACTTACACCAGAAACGTGTCAATCAAACATTTTCCCATTTTGGGAAAGAAGACTCTATTGATCTGGCCAAGATCTACAAAAATCTGCAGCATGACGAGGATGGTCTTTTCAAACTAAGAATTTCTTATGATCTCGACAAAAGAGTCAGGACACAGATGATTCCTTATGCTATTCCTGAGATTCAGAATTTCAAGCTGGTAGAGAACAACAGTTTTGATTATTCATTTAAGTTTGAAGACCGTAAAGAGTTGGATAAAATGAAGATGAAATCCAAAGCAGAAGAAATTATCATCGTTAAAAATAATCATATCACCGACACCTCTTTTTCCAACCTTTTATTTTTAAAAGGGAAAGACTGGTTTACTCCCGCTACCTATCTTCTGAACGGGGTACAAAGACAACATCTTTTAAAGCATAAAAAGATCAAAGAAACGGAGATCACTTTACAAAATATAAAGCAATTCACCCATTTCCAGATCATTAATGCATTGAATGATTTTGATGATATGTTCATCTATCCCATCGACAGAATTATCAATCTGCCGGGGAATGAAGAATATCTTGATCTTTAA
- a CDS encoding isopenicillin N synthase family dioxygenase, with product MDKIPSVDLRDFLSDNPERKQKFVNEIGKAYEEIGFVALKGHFLDDNLVDDLYGEVKNFFEQPVETKKKYEIPGIGGQRGYVGFGKETAKGFKRGDLKEFWHFGQYLSDDSKYRTEYPDNVIVEELPKFNEVGKEAFQMLEKTGQYVLRALALHLGLNEFYFDDKIAEGNSILRPIHYPPITEEPDDAVRAAAHGDINLITLLMGAQGKGLQVQNHTGEWIDAIAEPDELMINVGDMLSRHTNNKLKSTIHRVVNPPRELWSTSRYSIPFFMHPISAMSLNALENCVDENNPKLYEDTTAGEFLHERLIELGLIKK from the coding sequence ATGGATAAAATACCTAGTGTAGACCTGCGTGATTTCCTTTCGGACAACCCGGAACGCAAACAGAAATTTGTAAATGAAATCGGAAAAGCTTATGAAGAAATTGGTTTTGTAGCCTTAAAAGGCCACTTTCTTGATGACAACCTAGTGGATGATTTGTATGGAGAGGTAAAAAACTTTTTTGAACAGCCAGTGGAAACAAAAAAGAAGTATGAGATTCCAGGTATTGGCGGCCAGAGAGGTTATGTAGGATTTGGAAAAGAAACTGCAAAAGGTTTCAAAAGAGGAGACTTAAAAGAATTCTGGCACTTTGGGCAATATTTGTCTGATGATTCAAAATACAGAACTGAGTATCCAGACAATGTAATCGTTGAAGAACTTCCGAAATTCAACGAAGTGGGTAAAGAAGCATTCCAGATGCTTGAGAAAACAGGACAGTATGTTCTAAGAGCTTTAGCATTGCACCTTGGTTTAAATGAATTTTATTTTGATGACAAAATAGCAGAAGGAAATTCTATTTTAAGACCTATTCATTATCCTCCAATTACTGAAGAGCCGGATGATGCTGTAAGAGCTGCTGCTCACGGTGACATTAACCTTATTACTCTTTTAATGGGAGCACAAGGGAAAGGACTTCAGGTTCAGAACCACACCGGAGAATGGATTGATGCCATTGCAGAACCGGATGAACTGATGATTAATGTTGGAGATATGCTTTCAAGACATACCAACAACAAACTGAAATCTACAATCCACAGAGTGGTAAACCCGCCAAGAGAGCTGTGGAGTACTTCAAGATATTCAATTCCTTTCTTTATGCATCCTATCAGTGCAATGTCTTTAAATGCACTTGAAAATTGTGTAGACGAAAATAATCCAAAACTATACGAAGATACAACTGCCGGAGAATTCCTGCATGAACGCTTGATCGAATTAGGATTGATTAAAAAATAA
- a CDS encoding bacteriocin-like protein, whose translation MKNLKKLQKDQLKNISGGATLPEIDFCMYYCSGVIVCATCSDDFKCPDTNSDM comes from the coding sequence ATGAAAAATTTAAAAAAACTACAAAAAGATCAATTAAAAAACATTTCTGGAGGTGCTACTCTTCCTGAAATAGATTTCTGTATGTATTATTGCAGCGGAGTAATTGTTTGCGCTACCTGCAGTGATGATTTCAAATGCCCGGACACAAACAGTGATATGTAA
- the menD gene encoding 2-succinyl-5-enolpyruvyl-6-hydroxy-3-cyclohexene-1-carboxylic-acid synthase, with translation MKKYSSKRSIQILAHLLQQYGIADIVISPGSRNAPLAIHFSEVDSFNCYSIVDERSAAFVAMGMAKSEKKPVAITCTSGSAVVNYYPAVTEAFYQNIPLLVLTADRPTDYVDLFDGQTIRQKDVFHQHSYGDFQLLEDSKEHAEDINFDIIKKAIELCFEKQGPVHINIPLEEPLYELVSELPTFPTVEKTIKHKEYEIPSNLIAEWHTSQRIMLLVGTRDYSPELENQLTQLVKNHSVIVLSEANSNLHHEKFFKHIDRYIFNFTEEDYKTYAPDLLITVGQNVVSKKVKQFLRSARPKQHWHLDEVWQPDTYFSLTEKIEVKPEVFFSKLLKFINLEPRPYFNLWDVLRDKKDAKHEQFLNTIDFSDFYFFNKASQTIPENYNIHFSNSSGIRYAQLFDFGKRKMYCNRGTSGIDGSTSTAMGFAIKNENPTLLITGDLSFFYDINGLWNQYIPPFVRIMIFNNGEGNIFKIIPGPGNANPNTLDEFIATKHRKNAESLAKHFGFSYIKVEDEITLDRVLENFFKPDAQPKILEVNTHGKNSADVLKSYFEFMK, from the coding sequence ATGAAAAAATATTCTTCTAAGAGAAGTATCCAAATACTTGCACATCTTCTTCAACAGTACGGAATTGCTGATATTGTAATTTCTCCGGGGTCAAGAAATGCTCCTTTGGCCATTCATTTTTCAGAGGTAGATAGTTTCAACTGTTACAGTATTGTAGACGAAAGAAGTGCTGCTTTTGTGGCAATGGGAATGGCGAAAAGCGAAAAGAAGCCGGTAGCAATTACCTGTACCAGTGGATCTGCAGTGGTAAATTACTATCCTGCTGTTACTGAAGCTTTTTATCAGAATATTCCACTTTTGGTACTTACTGCTGACCGACCGACTGATTATGTTGATCTGTTCGATGGGCAGACGATAAGACAGAAGGATGTTTTTCATCAGCATTCTTATGGTGACTTCCAGCTTTTGGAAGACAGCAAAGAACATGCAGAAGATATTAATTTCGATATCATTAAAAAAGCCATTGAACTTTGCTTTGAAAAGCAGGGGCCTGTACATATTAATATTCCATTGGAGGAGCCTTTGTATGAGCTTGTATCAGAACTTCCTACTTTTCCTACGGTAGAAAAAACAATCAAGCATAAAGAGTATGAAATCCCTTCAAATTTAATTGCAGAATGGCACACTTCACAAAGAATTATGCTGTTGGTAGGAACAAGAGATTACAGTCCTGAGTTGGAAAATCAATTGACGCAATTGGTGAAAAACCATTCTGTTATTGTTTTAAGCGAAGCTAATTCTAACCTGCATCATGAGAAGTTTTTCAAACATATAGACCGCTATATATTTAATTTTACAGAAGAAGACTATAAAACCTATGCCCCCGACCTGTTGATTACAGTAGGGCAGAATGTAGTTTCCAAAAAAGTAAAACAGTTCCTGAGAAGTGCCCGTCCTAAGCAGCATTGGCATCTGGATGAAGTATGGCAGCCGGATACTTATTTCTCACTGACAGAAAAAATTGAAGTTAAGCCTGAAGTTTTCTTCTCAAAATTGTTGAAATTTATCAATCTGGAGCCTAGACCTTATTTTAACCTTTGGGACGTTTTAAGGGATAAAAAAGATGCTAAACACGAGCAGTTTTTAAATACGATTGATTTCTCAGATTTTTATTTCTTCAATAAGGCTTCACAGACGATTCCTGAAAATTATAACATCCATTTCAGTAATTCTTCCGGGATCAGATATGCACAGCTGTTTGATTTTGGAAAACGAAAAATGTACTGTAACAGAGGAACAAGTGGTATTGACGGATCTACTTCTACGGCAATGGGGTTTGCTATTAAAAATGAAAACCCTACTTTACTGATCACGGGAGATTTAAGTTTCTTTTATGATATCAATGGACTTTGGAATCAATATATTCCGCCGTTCGTAAGAATTATGATCTTCAATAATGGTGAAGGAAATATCTTTAAAATCATTCCTGGTCCCGGAAATGCCAACCCGAATACATTAGACGAGTTTATTGCCACAAAACACCGTAAAAATGCAGAATCTCTTGCCAAGCACTTTGGGTTCTCCTACATAAAGGTAGAGGATGAAATTACGCTTGACAGAGTTCTTGAGAATTTCTTCAAACCTGACGCACAGCCAAAAATCCTTGAAGTAAATACTCACGGGAAGAATAGCGCAGATGTACTGAAGTCATACTTTGAATTTATGAAATAA
- a CDS encoding aminodeoxychorismate synthase component I, producing the protein MFSMNHQKFMEMDELSLQKVPYFFVIDFLSENVEIYQQHEIEKSGLIIDFQEFSNIKETHTLDKKVLWKSFPETLESFKTGFDKVQKNIRLGNSYLVNYTRKTKIETNLTLKEIFYHSNAKYKVFYKDFFVFFSPETFVKIINGKILTYPMKGTIDASIENAAEILKNDKKEKAEHYTVVDLLRNDLSMVADDVSVDQFQHIDFIKTQQKDLYAMSSEISGIIKPEFDGKVGSIMQKLLPAGSILGAPKPKTLEIILDAEGYERGYYTGVCGWFDGENVDSCVMIRFIEKEGNQLYFKSGGGITHMSKLEDEYQEMKNKIYVPIH; encoded by the coding sequence ATGTTTTCAATGAATCATCAAAAATTTATGGAAATGGACGAGCTTTCTCTTCAGAAGGTTCCCTATTTTTTCGTAATCGACTTTCTCTCGGAGAATGTCGAAATATATCAGCAACATGAAATTGAAAAATCAGGTTTAATTATTGATTTTCAAGAGTTTTCAAACATAAAAGAAACACACACGCTAGATAAAAAAGTACTCTGGAAGTCGTTTCCTGAAACGTTGGAAAGCTTTAAAACCGGCTTTGATAAGGTTCAGAAAAATATTCGTTTGGGAAACTCTTATTTAGTAAACTATACTAGAAAAACGAAAATAGAGACAAATTTAACCTTAAAAGAGATTTTTTATCATTCAAATGCAAAGTATAAAGTTTTTTATAAAGATTTTTTTGTATTTTTTTCTCCTGAAACTTTTGTAAAGATCATTAACGGTAAAATTTTAACCTATCCCATGAAAGGTACTATTGATGCCTCTATTGAAAATGCTGCGGAAATACTGAAAAATGATAAAAAGGAAAAAGCAGAACATTACACTGTAGTAGATCTGCTCAGGAATGATCTGAGCATGGTGGCTGATGATGTAAGTGTGGACCAGTTCCAGCATATTGATTTCATCAAAACCCAGCAAAAGGATCTGTATGCAATGAGTTCTGAAATTTCAGGAATAATAAAACCTGAATTTGATGGAAAAGTAGGAAGTATTATGCAGAAGCTTCTTCCTGCTGGCTCTATTTTAGGAGCTCCCAAGCCTAAAACGCTGGAAATAATTCTGGATGCGGAAGGGTATGAAAGAGGATATTACACGGGCGTTTGCGGCTGGTTTGACGGCGAAAATGTTGACAGCTGTGTGATGATCCGTTTTATAGAAAAAGAAGGAAATCAACTCTATTTCAAAAGCGGAGGCGGTATAACGCATATGAGTAAATTAGAAGACGAGTATCAGGAAATGAAAAATAAAATCTATGTCCCAATTCATTGA
- a CDS encoding bacteriocin-like protein codes for MKNLKKLSREDKRSIVAGVDFPAYCFEGGGPGEGGCSAGEICSGGKCVPYGGNPGGGGNPGGGGDSYTCICPWGTFTQPTPCPEFYCITG; via the coding sequence ATGAAAAATCTAAAAAAACTTTCAAGAGAAGACAAGAGAAGTATTGTAGCCGGAGTAGACTTCCCGGCCTATTGTTTTGAAGGCGGAGGCCCAGGAGAAGGAGGATGCTCTGCGGGGGAGATCTGTTCAGGTGGAAAATGTGTGCCTTACGGAGGAAATCCGGGAGGTGGAGGAAATCCTGGCGGTGGTGGTGATTCTTATACCTGTATCTGTCCGTGGGGAACTTTTACACAGCCTACACCATGTCCTGAATTTTATTGTATAACAGGATAA
- the uvrB gene encoding excinuclease ABC subunit UvrB: protein MDFKLQSEYKPTGDQPQAIEKLTEGIEIGEKYQTLLGVTGSGKTFTVANVVKNVQRPTLVLAHNKTLAAQLFMEFKEFFPENAVEYFVSYYDYYQPEAYIATTGTYIEKDLSINEEVEKLRLSATASLLSGRRDVLIVASVSCIYGIGNPTEFHKSLISITIGEKVTRTALLHSLVNALYARTLNEFQRGTFRVKGDVIDVFPAYTDNAIRIQFFGDEIEKIQSFDPVTGNVEDNFDQIQIYPANLFVTSKETLNGAIKDIQDDMVKQVDFFSSIGKPLEAKRLQERTELDLEMIKELGYCSGIENYSRYLDGRLPGTRPFCLIDYFPKDFLMVIDESHVTVPQVHAMYGGDRSRKEALVEYGFRLPAAMDNRPLKFEEFEAIQNQVIYVSATPADYELERTGGAYIEQIIRPTGLLDPIIEVRPTINQIDDLMEEIHKRSDADERVLVTTLTKKMAEELTKYFIKFGIRTRYIHSDVETLERIQIMQDLRLGLFDVLIGVNLLREGLDLPEVSLVAILDADKEGMLRSRRSMIQTVGRAARNVNGKAIMYADKITKSMQATLDETEYRRAKQIQYNDDHGLKPKALNKKISENLVGRSKDFPDEKYTQKEILQKVAETKATYASEDIEKMITQKQKEMEAAAKNLDFIKAAKLRDEITALKA, encoded by the coding sequence ATGGATTTTAAGCTTCAATCAGAATATAAACCTACCGGAGATCAGCCCCAAGCTATTGAAAAACTTACTGAAGGTATAGAGATCGGTGAGAAATATCAAACACTTCTCGGGGTTACCGGCTCCGGAAAAACTTTTACTGTTGCGAATGTTGTAAAAAATGTTCAGCGCCCAACCTTAGTTCTGGCACACAATAAGACTCTTGCGGCACAGCTCTTCATGGAGTTTAAAGAGTTTTTTCCGGAAAATGCCGTGGAATACTTTGTAAGCTATTATGATTACTACCAGCCTGAGGCTTATATTGCCACAACAGGAACTTATATTGAAAAAGACCTGAGCATCAATGAAGAAGTTGAAAAGCTACGTCTTTCTGCAACAGCCAGTCTGCTTTCCGGAAGGAGAGACGTTTTGATTGTGGCATCCGTTTCCTGTATTTATGGTATCGGAAACCCTACAGAATTTCATAAATCTTTAATTTCCATTACTATTGGTGAAAAAGTGACAAGAACAGCACTTCTCCACTCATTAGTCAATGCATTATATGCCAGAACATTAAATGAATTTCAACGAGGAACATTCCGTGTAAAAGGAGATGTAATTGATGTTTTCCCTGCTTATACTGATAATGCGATCAGAATTCAGTTTTTTGGGGATGAAATTGAAAAAATTCAAAGTTTTGACCCAGTTACGGGAAATGTAGAGGATAATTTTGATCAAATACAGATTTACCCTGCCAATCTTTTTGTAACATCGAAGGAGACCTTAAATGGTGCCATTAAAGATATTCAGGATGATATGGTAAAACAGGTTGATTTCTTTAGCTCTATTGGAAAACCATTAGAAGCCAAGCGACTTCAGGAAAGAACCGAACTGGATCTTGAAATGATTAAAGAGCTGGGCTATTGTTCAGGAATTGAAAACTATTCGAGATACCTGGACGGCCGTCTTCCGGGAACAAGACCTTTCTGTCTGATTGATTATTTTCCTAAAGACTTTTTAATGGTTATTGATGAAAGCCACGTAACAGTTCCACAGGTTCATGCCATGTATGGAGGTGACCGAAGCAGAAAAGAAGCACTAGTGGAATATGGTTTCAGACTTCCGGCTGCAATGGATAACAGACCTTTAAAGTTTGAAGAATTTGAAGCCATTCAGAATCAGGTAATTTATGTATCTGCAACTCCTGCAGATTATGAACTTGAGAGAACCGGAGGAGCTTATATAGAGCAGATCATTCGCCCAACTGGACTTCTTGACCCGATTATTGAGGTAAGACCTACTATCAACCAGATTGATGATTTGATGGAGGAAATCCATAAAAGATCTGATGCTGATGAAAGAGTACTGGTAACCACTTTAACGAAGAAAATGGCGGAAGAGCTTACGAAATACTTTATTAAATTCGGAATCAGAACAAGATATATTCACTCTGATGTTGAAACGCTGGAACGTATTCAGATCATGCAGGATCTACGTCTGGGTCTTTTCGATGTGCTAATCGGAGTTAACTTATTACGAGAAGGATTGGATTTACCGGAGGTTTCGTTGGTTGCTATTCTGGATGCTGATAAAGAAGGAATGCTGAGAAGCAGAAGATCAATGATTCAAACCGTGGGACGTGCTGCAAGGAATGTGAACGGAAAAGCGATTATGTATGCTGACAAAATCACCAAATCTATGCAGGCTACCCTGGATGAAACTGAATACCGCCGTGCTAAACAAATACAGTACAACGATGATCATGGCCTGAAGCCAAAAGCATTAAATAAAAAGATTTCTGAAAATCTTGTCGGAAGAAGCAAAGACTTCCCTGATGAAAAATATACTCAAAAAGAGATTCTTCAAAAAGTTGCCGAAACAAAAGCAACCTATGCAAGTGAAGATATAGAGAAAATGATTACGCAGAAGCAGAAAGAAATGGAAGCTGCTGCAAAAAATCTTGACTTTATAAAAGCAGCCAAACTGAGAGATGAAATTACAGCTTTGAAAGCTTAA
- a CDS encoding PA0069 family radical SAM protein, translating into MQNENFIKGQGAQRNVINHFDRYTYEPEDEDFETVKTSFTEVFPKTIVNQVKSEDLPMEYSMNPYQGCEHGCSYCFARPTHEYWGYSAGIDFERKIMVKKNAPELLEKFFQKRGYKAAPILLSGNTDCYQPAERQFEITRKLLQVCLDYRHPVNILTKNAMVLRDLDILKPMAEQNLVSVSLSIPTINEELRRKMEPRTSSAKNKLKAVEILSGNNIPVHVMVAPIIPGLNSDEPLNILKAISDAGASGFGYTLVRLNDTVEPVFVNWIETHFPDRAQKVLNLIRSMRGGKLGDKRYFERQRGEGNIAEMIHTTFKIGRKKFFEGKEFPKLSTANFTGTRDQQLRLFD; encoded by the coding sequence ATGCAAAACGAAAATTTCATAAAAGGTCAGGGCGCTCAGCGAAACGTTATTAATCATTTCGACAGATATACCTATGAGCCTGAAGATGAAGATTTCGAAACAGTAAAAACCTCCTTCACTGAAGTTTTTCCCAAAACAATTGTTAATCAGGTGAAAAGCGAAGACCTTCCGATGGAATATTCCATGAATCCTTATCAGGGATGCGAACATGGCTGCTCTTACTGTTTTGCAAGACCTACCCACGAGTATTGGGGATACAGTGCCGGGATTGATTTTGAAAGAAAGATCATGGTAAAGAAAAACGCTCCCGAATTACTGGAGAAATTTTTTCAAAAAAGAGGCTATAAAGCAGCCCCAATTCTGCTATCCGGAAATACAGACTGCTATCAGCCCGCCGAAAGACAATTTGAAATCACCCGAAAACTCCTGCAAGTTTGTCTTGATTACAGACATCCTGTCAATATTCTGACAAAAAATGCAATGGTACTAAGAGATCTTGATATTTTAAAACCCATGGCGGAGCAGAACCTGGTTTCAGTTTCTTTAAGTATTCCTACTATCAACGAAGAACTGAGACGAAAGATGGAGCCCAGGACGAGTTCTGCAAAAAATAAATTAAAAGCTGTAGAAATTCTCTCCGGAAACAATATTCCCGTACATGTGATGGTTGCTCCCATCATTCCCGGACTCAATAGCGATGAGCCGTTGAATATATTAAAAGCGATTTCCGATGCAGGTGCTTCAGGATTCGGATATACCCTGGTGAGATTAAATGATACTGTTGAACCTGTTTTTGTTAATTGGATAGAAACCCATTTTCCGGACAGAGCACAAAAAGTCTTAAATCTTATCCGCTCTATGCGGGGTGGTAAGCTTGGAGATAAAAGATATTTTGAAAGACAAAGGGGAGAAGGTAACATCGCTGAAATGATTCATACAACCTTTAAGATCGGCAGAAAGAAGTTTTTTGAAGGCAAAGAATTTCCAAAACTCTCAACGGCCAATTTTACTGGGACCCGTGATCAACAATTGAGATTGTTCGATTGA
- a CDS encoding DUF2797 domain-containing protein, protein MQFQGQILKMTSYDAKPIQYYLNLSGDLVHMNELIGRELSIRHTGFQCVNCGENKPIYRMGFCKNCFFESPYASDTIIRPELSTAHLGVAERDLEVEKQIQLQPHTVYLAYTGDVKVGVTRNTQIPTRWIDQGATFALPIARTENRYEAGMIEVALKEHLADKTNWRKMLQDDFEGEVDLADFRQKIREYFPEDFQKFYREGEELWMFDYPFEKPEKVTSFTLDKKPEFTGRLSGIKGQYLGFEGGNFINVRGHEGYVIDLEIRN, encoded by the coding sequence ATGCAGTTTCAAGGGCAAATTTTAAAGATGACAAGCTACGATGCAAAGCCAATCCAATACTATCTCAATCTTTCAGGAGATCTGGTTCATATGAATGAGTTGATTGGAAGGGAGTTAAGCATCAGGCATACCGGATTCCAATGTGTAAATTGTGGGGAAAACAAGCCTATTTACAGGATGGGATTCTGCAAAAACTGCTTTTTTGAAAGTCCTTATGCAAGTGATACCATTATCCGTCCGGAGCTTTCTACGGCACATTTAGGAGTTGCTGAACGAGATCTGGAGGTTGAAAAACAAATTCAGCTTCAGCCGCACACCGTCTATCTGGCTTATACCGGAGATGTAAAAGTAGGAGTAACGAGAAATACTCAGATTCCAACACGATGGATTGATCAGGGAGCAACTTTTGCATTGCCTATAGCAAGAACCGAAAACCGGTATGAAGCAGGAATGATAGAAGTGGCTTTAAAAGAACACCTGGCAGATAAAACCAATTGGAGAAAAATGCTGCAGGATGATTTTGAAGGGGAAGTAGACCTTGCGGACTTCAGACAAAAGATCAGAGAATATTTTCCTGAAGATTTTCAGAAATTCTATAGAGAAGGAGAAGAATTATGGATGTTTGATTATCCTTTTGAAAAACCGGAAAAGGTTACTTCATTTACATTAGATAAAAAACCTGAATTTACAGGAAGGCTTTCCGGCATCAAAGGACAGTACCTGGGATTTGAAGGAGGAAACTTTATCAATGTAAGAGGACATGAGGGATATGTGATAGATCTTGAAATAAGAAATTGA
- a CDS encoding DUF3820 family protein, producing the protein MNPEILKEICVMKMPFGKYEGTVLVDLPVSYLEWFNRNGMPKGKLGMQLSTVYEIKLNGLMDLLTPIRAAVRNGL; encoded by the coding sequence ATCAATCCGGAAATATTAAAAGAAATCTGTGTCATGAAAATGCCTTTCGGGAAGTATGAAGGAACGGTCCTGGTAGATCTTCCGGTAAGCTACCTGGAATGGTTCAACAGAAACGGAATGCCAAAGGGAAAACTGGGAATGCAGCTTTCAACAGTTTATGAGATCAAATTAAATGGTCTGATGGATCTTTTGACTCCTATCAGAGCAGCAGTAAGAAACGGATTATAA
- a CDS encoding beta-carotene 15,15'-monooxygenase, with protein MSEFNEFDQQGSVPNRDTGSIISHAFEMYKGVFGYGIVAMIIYLVGGSVIQMLTGFDSASIVEDMKSSGGDFNYWSAPGLPLYMGASSLFGLLLSPLYVGLIYMVNKYNTKSPIEFSDLFIGYRQNFVNILIYSLLSGIISSVALALCVLPIIFVYPFLLLGYPILLFENASATDALGKSFNIAKENYGIFLLTGFLGFLISIAGVILCGIGVILTAPFIMIVMYSTYCAFLGKPRQIMYSK; from the coding sequence ATGTCTGAATTTAACGAATTTGATCAGCAAGGCTCTGTACCTAACAGAGATACGGGGTCGATTATTTCTCATGCCTTTGAAATGTATAAAGGTGTTTTCGGTTACGGAATCGTAGCAATGATTATTTATCTGGTTGGAGGATCTGTTATTCAGATGCTTACTGGATTTGACTCTGCTTCTATCGTAGAAGATATGAAATCTTCAGGAGGTGACTTTAATTATTGGAGTGCTCCGGGACTTCCTTTGTATATGGGTGCTTCCAGTCTTTTCGGTCTCTTATTATCTCCTTTGTATGTAGGATTGATCTACATGGTGAATAAATATAATACCAAAAGTCCTATTGAGTTTTCTGATCTATTCATCGGATACCGTCAGAATTTTGTAAATATATTGATCTACAGTCTTCTATCGGGGATTATTTCTTCAGTTGCTCTTGCATTGTGTGTGCTGCCTATTATTTTTGTATATCCTTTCCTTTTATTAGGGTATCCAATTCTGTTATTTGAAAATGCTTCAGCTACAGATGCCTTAGGGAAATCTTTCAATATTGCTAAAGAAAATTATGGGATTTTCTTACTAACCGGATTCTTAGGGTTTCTGATCTCTATTGCAGGGGTTATTCTTTGCGGAATTGGGGTAATCTTAACCGCTCCGTTTATTATGATTGTAATGTACTCTACGTATTGTGCTTTCTTAGGAAAACCAAGACAAATTATGTACAGTAAATAA
- a CDS encoding AI-2E family transporter translates to MMNKDKQISSVAIKQMSLLAIIVVLAGLICFNLALFIPSVLGAITIYVVCRKYNFYLQEEKKWKPSLAAFALMFASLIVLILPIYFIADLIIDKLGNAQAYMAKFNIFLDKIHSYIFSKTGFDILSKENMAKLKDNVGKFSTSAVSGTFNTLTVVMSMYFILYFMLERPRLFEKILTSSAPLKRSNIALIGDKMRKLIMANAIGIPVVAVGQGIVALIGYLIFGAPGAILLFALTAAASVIPVVGTAIIYAPVCIFMIAEGNTVQGVGLAIYCVVVVGLTDNLLRFTLLKKLENIHPLNTVFGIIMGMNLFGFMGLIFGPILISLTLLLVQVYRNEFSDEDTPPDLELPNKNDLEEKLI, encoded by the coding sequence ATGATGAATAAGGACAAACAAATAAGCAGTGTTGCGATAAAGCAGATGTCGTTGCTGGCCATTATTGTGGTATTGGCAGGGTTGATCTGTTTTAATCTGGCATTGTTTATTCCCTCCGTTTTGGGAGCAATCACCATTTATGTAGTCTGCAGGAAGTATAACTTTTATCTGCAGGAAGAAAAAAAATGGAAACCTTCGCTTGCTGCGTTTGCATTAATGTTTGCGAGTCTTATCGTTCTTATTCTTCCTATCTATTTTATTGCCGATCTGATTATTGATAAGCTGGGAAATGCACAGGCTTATATGGCCAAGTTCAATATTTTCCTGGATAAAATACATTCTTATATTTTCTCTAAAACAGGATTTGATATTCTGAGCAAAGAGAATATGGCAAAACTGAAAGATAATGTAGGGAAGTTTTCTACATCTGCAGTCAGTGGTACTTTCAATACGCTTACCGTAGTGATGTCCATGTATTTTATACTCTATTTTATGTTGGAAAGACCAAGACTCTTCGAAAAGATTCTTACTTCTTCCGCACCATTGAAGAGATCCAACATTGCTTTGATTGGCGATAAAATGAGAAAACTGATTATGGCCAATGCTATCGGAATTCCCGTTGTGGCAGTAGGACAGGGGATCGTAGCGCTTATAGGATATCTTATTTTTGGGGCACCGGGAGCAATACTCCTTTTTGCACTGACGGCAGCAGCTTCAGTAATTCCTGTGGTAGGAACTGCTATTATATATGCTCCGGTGTGTATCTTTATGATTGCTGAAGGAAATACAGTACAGGGAGTCGGCTTAGCAATCTATTGTGTTGTTGTGGTTGGCCTTACAGATAATCTTCTTCGTTTTACCCTTTTGAAAAAACTGGAAAATATCCACCCTTTGAATACTGTATTCGGAATTATCATGGGAATGAATCTTTTTGGCTTCATGGGGCTTATTTTCGGGCCTATTCTGATCTCACTGACACTTCTTCTGGTTCAGGTGTACAGAAATGAATTTTCAGACGAAGATACGCCTCCAGACCTCGAATTACCCAATAAGAATGATCTTGAAGAAAAATTAATTTAA